One stretch of Cyanobium sp. Tous-M-B4 DNA includes these proteins:
- a CDS encoding glycosyltransferase family 39 protein gives MARHRLVLLCTLAIGLLLFVWQLGSTGLVDETPPLFAASARAMAETGDWLIPRVNGLPRYDKPPLVYWLMGALYALPGQQAWNPLGTWAARLPSALASVTLMLGLAHTLLRWPQRSRAPGATALAAALAYGLSPLALVWGRIAVSDALLAGCLGFSLLLSWRCYAAGGRRWWQTWLVLGLAVLAKGPVAVLLLGLTLLLFGWLQADLGGLWARLRPLPGLALTALVALPWYGLALLVEGEPFWQSFFGYHNLQRFTAVVNNHLAPWWFFGPVLVIASLPVTPLLLLGLAQGLGRLRWRWLPAEPLAPELSLQRFAACWLLAVLLFFTAAATKLPSYWLPATPAAGLLVALAAQRNGRWAWGLSLLLTAVVAGGFAAGPLWLPLIEAPEMPSLVAELSAAPWVPLGAAFWALALLLGAWAGWRKDALAGLLALQLPLAAFVPAVLLPLVELGDRLRAAPVRELAAEARSAGRPSEPLAMLGMLKPSLHYYSRRVVIFEGDEPQHLVNLADRLRHESRPGQAASTPAQQPSVLVVIDSGTAAQPHWQGLQPQLLSRRGIYALWRLERSRLEQRAAQLRAKGLSPDWRDPRPERY, from the coding sequence TTGGCCCGCCATCGCCTGGTCTTGCTCTGCACCCTGGCGATCGGCTTGCTGCTCTTCGTGTGGCAGCTCGGCAGCACCGGGCTAGTGGATGAAACACCGCCGCTGTTCGCCGCCTCGGCGCGGGCGATGGCTGAAACGGGCGACTGGCTGATTCCCCGCGTCAACGGCCTGCCCCGCTACGACAAACCGCCGCTTGTGTATTGGCTGATGGGGGCCCTTTATGCCCTGCCGGGGCAGCAGGCTTGGAACCCCCTGGGCACCTGGGCGGCGCGGCTGCCCTCGGCCCTGGCCAGCGTGACCTTGATGCTGGGCCTGGCCCACACGCTGCTGCGCTGGCCCCAACGCTCCCGGGCCCCAGGAGCCACGGCGCTGGCGGCCGCCCTGGCCTACGGCCTTTCGCCCCTGGCGTTGGTCTGGGGCCGCATTGCCGTGAGTGATGCCCTGCTGGCGGGGTGTTTGGGGTTCAGCCTGCTGCTGAGCTGGCGCTGCTACGCCGCAGGCGGGCGCCGCTGGTGGCAGACCTGGCTGGTGCTGGGGCTGGCGGTGCTGGCCAAGGGGCCGGTGGCGGTGCTTTTGCTCGGGCTCACGCTCCTTTTATTTGGCTGGCTGCAGGCGGATCTGGGCGGGCTGTGGGCGCGGCTGCGGCCCCTGCCCGGGCTGGCACTCACCGCCCTGGTGGCGCTCCCTTGGTATGGCCTGGCGCTGCTGGTGGAGGGGGAGCCGTTCTGGCAGAGCTTTTTTGGTTACCACAATCTGCAGCGCTTCACCGCGGTGGTGAACAACCACCTGGCGCCCTGGTGGTTCTTCGGGCCGGTGCTGGTGATCGCCAGCTTGCCGGTCACTCCCTTGTTGCTGCTGGGGCTGGCCCAGGGCCTGGGGCGCCTGCGCTGGCGTTGGCTGCCGGCCGAGCCCCTGGCGCCAGAGCTCTCCCTGCAGCGCTTCGCCGCCTGCTGGCTGCTGGCGGTGTTGCTGTTTTTTACGGCGGCTGCCACCAAGCTGCCCAGCTACTGGCTGCCGGCCACGCCGGCGGCGGGCCTGCTGGTGGCCCTGGCGGCCCAGCGGAACGGTCGCTGGGCCTGGGGGCTGAGCCTGCTGCTAACGGCGGTGGTGGCCGGGGGCTTCGCGGCAGGCCCCCTGTGGCTGCCGCTGATTGAGGCCCCCGAGATGCCCAGCCTGGTGGCTGAGTTGTCGGCCGCGCCCTGGGTGCCCCTAGGTGCGGCCTTCTGGGCCTTGGCCCTGCTGCTGGGAGCCTGGGCGGGCTGGCGCAAGGACGCTCTGGCGGGCCTGCTGGCCCTGCAGCTGCCGCTGGCAGCGTTTGTGCCGGCGGTGTTGCTGCCGCTGGTGGAGTTGGGGGATCGGCTGCGGGCCGCCCCGGTGCGGGAGCTCGCGGCTGAGGCCCGCTCCGCCGGCCGGCCCAGTGAGCCCCTGGCGATGCTCGGCATGCTCAAACCCTCGCTGCACTACTACAGCCGCCGGGTGGTGATCTTCGAGGGTGATGAGCCCCAGCATTTGGTGAACCTGGCCGATCGCCTGCGGCATGAGAGCCGCCCAGGCCAAGCCGCCAGCACGCCGGCGCAGCAGCCGAGTGTGTTGGTGGTGATTGATTCCGGCACCGCCGCCCAGCCCCACTGGCAGGGACTTCAACCCCAGCTATTGAGTCGCCGCGGTATCTACGCCCTCTGGCGCCTGGAGCGCAGTCGCCTTGAGCAGCGGGCGGCCCAGCTGCGCGCAAAGGGTTTGAGCCCCGATTGGCGCGATCCGAGGCCCGAGCGCTACTGA